From the Deltaproteobacteria bacterium genome, the window GCCTTTCCCGTTACAAATGCCCTTCTTTTCAAAATTCTACTCCGGCTGAATAAAGTCGGCGAAGGTGTTCAACGATCTCATAACCCGCCTCATTTCCTTGCTGTCGGTAATGGCGATGTTGTATTTATTCTTTATGGCGATAGAGATTTGCAGGGCATCTATTGAGTCCAGGCTGAGCTTGGAATCTCTGCCGAAGAGGGGTTCTTCGTCACCGATCTCTCTGGGATCAGTCATTATATCACCCTCCTCGACGATTAACCTCTTCAATTCCATTTTCAGTCTCTCATCAATAGAACCTTTCATCGTTTTTATACCTCCCTCCGCCT encodes:
- a CDS encoding acyl carrier protein; the protein is MKGSIDERLKMELKRLIVEEGDIMTDPREIGDEEPLFGRDSKLSLDSIDALQISIAIKNKYNIAITDSKEMRRVMRSLNTFADFIQPE